From Planktothrix serta PCC 8927:
GCTTCCGATCAAATTATTTTTAGGGATCTCGTCAGAACTCCTAACTTAAAAGAAAGCATTTTGGGCACGGGGTTTCTGATTAAATTATTGATTGGAATTATCGTTTTTATTTTAGCATCGGGATCAATTATTTTCTTACAGCCTAATGATCCCTTAACGATTAATTTGGTTATTATTGTCTCGATTCCCTCCTTATTTGGAGGAGTCTCAATTATTGAAGCATGGTTTCAATCCCAGGTAGAATTAAAGTATACCATCTGGTCAAAAAATATTGTTTTTGTCTTGGTTACCTTAATTAGAATTTTCTTATTACAAAATCAAGCCCATCTCATGGCTTTTGCCTGGCTCATAGTCATTGAAAATGCGGCTAACGCCATCGGATTTGTTTTGATTTATCGGCTCACCGGAAAAAATATTTTAGCTTGGCGAGGCAATTGGAAGCGGGCAAAAAAGTTAATGAAAATCAGTTGGCCATTGATTTTATCGAGTTTAGCGATTACCATTTATTTACGCATTGATCAAGTGATGTTAGGGCAATTAACAAATTCGGAACAGGTGGGGCTTTATTCTGCTGCTGTGCGCCTTTCTGAAATCTGGCCCTTCGCTTCCACCGCCATTGTTAAATCCATTGCCCCTTCAATTATTGCAGCTAAAAATGAGAATGAAGAACTCTATTATAAAAAATTACAACGGTTGGCAACCTCTCAAGCCCTATTGGTTTACTGTATTGCTATCCCGATGACATTTTTATCCACCCCGTTTGTCGTTTTTGTATTTGGTAAAGAATATGCGGCCGCTGGTGGGGTGCTGGCAATTCATATTTGGTCTTCAATGTTTCTATTTTTAGGCTATGTTAAAGAAATTTGGATTACCACCGAAGAATTAACCGTATTTGCCTTCTTCTTTAGTGTCGTGGGGGCTGTGAGCAATGTGATTTTAAACTTTTTATTGATTCCCAAATACCAAGCCATAGGGGCTGCGATCGCCACGGTAGTTTCCTATGGATGCGCGGATTATCTCGCTTGCTTTATCTATAAACCCGCGCGGAAGTTTGGTTGGATTATGACCCAGGCTATGACCCTAAATTTAATCAAATATCGTCCTTAATCACTCTTGCCATTGAGCCTAAAAAAGATTAAATTAGGTGGTATAATAAGAACACCATCAGGAATGAAAGACTATACTAACTTATAACTCTTGAGGAAAGTTTTGTGTCCCATACCCCTCCTTTGGTCAGTATTCTGATTAATAACTATAACTATGGTCGTTTTCTAACTGAAGCCATTGATAG
This genomic window contains:
- a CDS encoding flippase yields the protein MLNKITKAIQKKIKPEQFKILTNIGWLLSERVFRMIMGFFLLAWTARYLGANQFGELNYAIAFGAIFLPLFQLASDQIIFRDLVRTPNLKESILGTGFLIKLLIGIIVFILASGSIIFLQPNDPLTINLVIIVSIPSLFGGVSIIEAWFQSQVELKYTIWSKNIVFVLVTLIRIFLLQNQAHLMAFAWLIVIENAANAIGFVLIYRLTGKNILAWRGNWKRAKKLMKISWPLILSSLAITIYLRIDQVMLGQLTNSEQVGLYSAAVRLSEIWPFASTAIVKSIAPSIIAAKNENEELYYKKLQRLATSQALLVYCIAIPMTFLSTPFVVFVFGKEYAAAGGVLAIHIWSSMFLFLGYVKEIWITTEELTVFAFFFSVVGAVSNVILNFLLIPKYQAIGAAIATVVSYGCADYLACFIYKPARKFGWIMTQAMTLNLIKYRP